Proteins encoded by one window of Cyanobacteriota bacterium:
- a CDS encoding PEP-CTERM sorting domain-containing protein (PEP-CTERM proteins occur, often in large numbers, in the proteomes of bacteria that also encode an exosortase, a predicted intramembrane cysteine proteinase. The presence of a PEP-CTERM domain at a protein's C-terminus predicts cleavage within the sorting domain, followed by covalent anchoring to some some component of the (usually Gram-negative) cell surface. Many PEP-CTERM proteins exhibit an unusual sequence composition that includes large numbers of potential glycosylation sites. Expression of one such protein has been shown restore the ability of a bacterium to form floc, a type of biofilm.) gives MTIFRTLVMMTATVLLSCTIADIKVAQAGSLYKLTFYDTTNAVVGEGSFETSDTPYEATITSELMFPTITITAADQLYVVTNFLATVHGASWDLTNTRHNDVLLWTGNSLTQPKTLGLEGRSPIYSMFDQWWFYKGFRSTMFHSQFSIWAGDPQDGDMTWLQASAEATPGYWVSSGRVTATAIPEPMTIAGLALAGIGLAATRRRLAMAQKQPSLF, from the coding sequence ATGACTATCTTCCGCACCCTAGTAATGATGACGGCAACCGTCCTTCTAAGCTGCACTATTGCAGACATTAAGGTGGCGCAAGCTGGCTCGCTCTATAAGCTGACTTTCTACGACACAACCAACGCAGTCGTGGGTGAAGGTTCCTTTGAAACTAGTGATACCCCCTACGAGGCAACCATAACCTCAGAGTTGATGTTCCCCACGATTACTATCACAGCAGCCGATCAGCTATATGTTGTGACTAATTTTCTGGCAACAGTTCATGGTGCCTCTTGGGATTTGACCAATACCCGCCATAACGATGTCTTGCTGTGGACAGGTAACAGTCTAACGCAACCAAAGACGTTAGGTCTTGAGGGGCGTTCGCCCATATACAGTATGTTTGACCAGTGGTGGTTTTATAAGGGATTTAGATCCACCATGTTCCATTCTCAGTTTTCAATTTGGGCTGGTGATCCGCAGGATGGTGATATGACGTGGCTGCAAGCTTCAGCAGAAGCTACACCAGGCTATTGGGTTAGTAGTGGTCGTGTAACGGCTACGGCAATTCCAGAGCCGATGACGATCGCAGGTCTAGCCTTAGCTGGCATCGGACTGGCAGCCACCCGTCGGCGGTTAGCCATGG